Proteins encoded by one window of Lathyrus oleraceus cultivar Zhongwan6 chromosome 1, CAAS_Psat_ZW6_1.0, whole genome shotgun sequence:
- the LOC127073675 gene encoding two-component response regulator ARR2 isoform X2 produces the protein MKLSNDNHSIPTPSSTSTSSSRLADLVSDQFPAGLRVLVVDDDPTCLMILERMLRFCLYQVTKCKRAEVALSLLRENKNGFDIVLSDVHMPDMDGFKLLEHIGLEMDLPVIMMSADDGKNVVMKGVKHGACDYLIKPVRIEALKNIWQHVVRKRNNQWKDMRQSGGGLDEGDRQQKMSGDGDYSSSANEGKSSRKRRDEEDEADERDDCSTMKKPRVVWSIELHQQFMAVVNQVGLDTVPKKIMEMMNVPGLTRENVASHLQKYRLYLRRLSGVSQQQSNLNNPFMSSQESIFASTSINGIDLQTLSPAGQLSNQSLAKLQAAGLRFGEGHLQHMNSNKPMNFLHGIPTNMEPKQFANLHQSVQSFGSTNTRVNASATPRSPWLMQMAQSQPRRQMLNENTNSHATRFPSSFVQPTGPIGVSNGFVGNVIADTSNINYAYNSVAQRNIDVSPSNLGHCGFSSIQHAGQNRDASLIGKSLISIGDGMSHGNLQNVGQHLNTPLVDNSLRVKSERVPDPCFEINPFSEQFGQEDLMSAFLNQHQGIGLVENEFDLDGYSLDNIPVYNRSSY, from the exons ATGAAACTCAGCAACGACAACCACTCCATCCCAACCCCATCTTCCACTTCAACTTCATCATCAAGACTCGCCGACCTTGTCTCCGACCAGTTTCCGGCGGGTCTCCGGGTACTTGTTGTCGATGATGATCCCACCTGTCTCATGATCCTTGAGAGGATGCTCCGTTTTTGCCTCTACCAAG TTACCAAATGCAAGAGAGCTGAGGTTGCATTATCACTTCTTAGAGAGAATAAAAATGGGTTTGACATTGTTTTAAGCGACGTGCATATGCCTGACATGGATGGGTTCAAGCTTTTGGAACATATTGGATTGGAGATGGATCTTCCGGTTATTA TGATGTCGGCGGATGATGGTAAAAATGTGGTAATGAAAGGTGTGAAACATGGTGCTTGTGATTATCTAATCAAGCCGGTGCGAATTGAGGCTTTGAAGAATATTTGGCAGCATGTGGTTAGAAAGAGAAATAATCAGTGGAAAGATATGAGGCAATCTGGTGGTGGGTTAGATGAAGGAGATCGGCAACAAAAGATGTCTGGTGATGGTGATTACTCATCTTCTGCAAATGAAGGTAAAAGCTCGAGGAAGAGGAGGGATGAGGAAGATGAAGCAGATGAGAGAGATGATTGTTCCACGATGAAGAAGCCACGAGTAGTTTGGTCTATTGAGCTGCATCAACAGTTCATGGCTGTTGTGAATCAAGTGGGATTAGACA CTGTTCCTAAAAAGattatggaaatgatgaatgTTCCTGGGCTCACTAGAGAAAACGTTGCTAGCCATCTTCAG AAATACCGTTTGTATCTTCGAAGGTTGAGTGGAGTTTCGCAACAGCAGAGTAACTTGAACAACCCCTTCATGAGTTCGCAAGAGTCAATATTTGCGTCAACGTCAATAAATGGAATTGATCTTCAAACTCTTTCACCTGCTGGCCAGCTCTCGAATCAAAGCCTAGCCAAGCTTCAAGCAGCTGGACTAAGATTTGGAGAAGGGCATCTGCAACATATGAACAGCAATAAACCAATGAACTTTCTTCACGGAATCCCTACCAACATGGAGCCAAAGCAGTTTGCCAATTTGCACCAGTCTGTTCAATCGTTTGGCAGCACGAATACACGAGTCAATGCTTCTGCTACACCGAGAAGCCCCTGGTTGATGCAGATGGCTCAGTCTCAACCTAGACGTCAGATGCTAAATGAGAATACCAATTCTCATGCTACAAGGTTTCCGTCATCTTTCGTGCAGCCTACAGGACCAATTGGAGTTTCTAATGGTTTTGTAGGAAATGTGATCGCCGATACAAGCAACATAAATTATGCCTATAATTCAGTTGCACAACGTAACATTGACGTCTCACCATCAAATTTAGGCCATTGCGGGTTTTCCTCTATCCAACATGCTGGACAAAATAGAGATGCTAGCTTGATTGGAAAATCTTTGATCTCCATCGGTGATGGTATGAGTCATGGTAATCTCCAAAATGTTGGTCAACACCTCAATACGCCTCTTGTTGACAACTCATTAAGGGTTAAAAGTGAAAGAGTTCCTGATCCATGCTTTGAGATTAACCCTTTCTCTGAGCAATTCGGCCAAGAGGATCTCATGAGCGCATTTCTGAATCAG CACCAAGGCATTGGTCTCGTCGAAAATGAGTTTGACTTGGATGGATATTCCCTAGACAACATTCCGGTCTATAACAGATCCT CATACTAA
- the LOC127073675 gene encoding two-component response regulator ARR2 isoform X1 — MKLSNDNHSIPTPSSTSTSSSRLADLVSDQFPAGLRVLVVDDDPTCLMILERMLRFCLYQVTKCKRAEVALSLLRENKNGFDIVLSDVHMPDMDGFKLLEHIGLEMDLPVIMMSADDGKNVVMKGVKHGACDYLIKPVRIEALKNIWQHVVRKRNNQWKDMRQSGGGLDEGDRQQKMSGDGDYSSSANEGKSSRKRRDEEDEADERDDCSTMKKPRVVWSIELHQQFMAVVNQVGLDKAVPKKIMEMMNVPGLTRENVASHLQKYRLYLRRLSGVSQQQSNLNNPFMSSQESIFASTSINGIDLQTLSPAGQLSNQSLAKLQAAGLRFGEGHLQHMNSNKPMNFLHGIPTNMEPKQFANLHQSVQSFGSTNTRVNASATPRSPWLMQMAQSQPRRQMLNENTNSHATRFPSSFVQPTGPIGVSNGFVGNVIADTSNINYAYNSVAQRNIDVSPSNLGHCGFSSIQHAGQNRDASLIGKSLISIGDGMSHGNLQNVGQHLNTPLVDNSLRVKSERVPDPCFEINPFSEQFGQEDLMSAFLNQHQGIGLVENEFDLDGYSLDNIPVYNRSSY, encoded by the exons ATGAAACTCAGCAACGACAACCACTCCATCCCAACCCCATCTTCCACTTCAACTTCATCATCAAGACTCGCCGACCTTGTCTCCGACCAGTTTCCGGCGGGTCTCCGGGTACTTGTTGTCGATGATGATCCCACCTGTCTCATGATCCTTGAGAGGATGCTCCGTTTTTGCCTCTACCAAG TTACCAAATGCAAGAGAGCTGAGGTTGCATTATCACTTCTTAGAGAGAATAAAAATGGGTTTGACATTGTTTTAAGCGACGTGCATATGCCTGACATGGATGGGTTCAAGCTTTTGGAACATATTGGATTGGAGATGGATCTTCCGGTTATTA TGATGTCGGCGGATGATGGTAAAAATGTGGTAATGAAAGGTGTGAAACATGGTGCTTGTGATTATCTAATCAAGCCGGTGCGAATTGAGGCTTTGAAGAATATTTGGCAGCATGTGGTTAGAAAGAGAAATAATCAGTGGAAAGATATGAGGCAATCTGGTGGTGGGTTAGATGAAGGAGATCGGCAACAAAAGATGTCTGGTGATGGTGATTACTCATCTTCTGCAAATGAAGGTAAAAGCTCGAGGAAGAGGAGGGATGAGGAAGATGAAGCAGATGAGAGAGATGATTGTTCCACGATGAAGAAGCCACGAGTAGTTTGGTCTATTGAGCTGCATCAACAGTTCATGGCTGTTGTGAATCAAGTGGGATTAGACA AAGCTGTTCCTAAAAAGattatggaaatgatgaatgTTCCTGGGCTCACTAGAGAAAACGTTGCTAGCCATCTTCAG AAATACCGTTTGTATCTTCGAAGGTTGAGTGGAGTTTCGCAACAGCAGAGTAACTTGAACAACCCCTTCATGAGTTCGCAAGAGTCAATATTTGCGTCAACGTCAATAAATGGAATTGATCTTCAAACTCTTTCACCTGCTGGCCAGCTCTCGAATCAAAGCCTAGCCAAGCTTCAAGCAGCTGGACTAAGATTTGGAGAAGGGCATCTGCAACATATGAACAGCAATAAACCAATGAACTTTCTTCACGGAATCCCTACCAACATGGAGCCAAAGCAGTTTGCCAATTTGCACCAGTCTGTTCAATCGTTTGGCAGCACGAATACACGAGTCAATGCTTCTGCTACACCGAGAAGCCCCTGGTTGATGCAGATGGCTCAGTCTCAACCTAGACGTCAGATGCTAAATGAGAATACCAATTCTCATGCTACAAGGTTTCCGTCATCTTTCGTGCAGCCTACAGGACCAATTGGAGTTTCTAATGGTTTTGTAGGAAATGTGATCGCCGATACAAGCAACATAAATTATGCCTATAATTCAGTTGCACAACGTAACATTGACGTCTCACCATCAAATTTAGGCCATTGCGGGTTTTCCTCTATCCAACATGCTGGACAAAATAGAGATGCTAGCTTGATTGGAAAATCTTTGATCTCCATCGGTGATGGTATGAGTCATGGTAATCTCCAAAATGTTGGTCAACACCTCAATACGCCTCTTGTTGACAACTCATTAAGGGTTAAAAGTGAAAGAGTTCCTGATCCATGCTTTGAGATTAACCCTTTCTCTGAGCAATTCGGCCAAGAGGATCTCATGAGCGCATTTCTGAATCAG CACCAAGGCATTGGTCTCGTCGAAAATGAGTTTGACTTGGATGGATATTCCCTAGACAACATTCCGGTCTATAACAGATCCT CATACTAA
- the LOC127073691 gene encoding COBRA-like protein 7: MASNFCSHHCFFIVAVLSIFAITPSTSQQQTSDSCNGIFLSYTYTGGKKLTPNLTDSGSQPSRFESTLTVLNNGLQELKSWKVFVGFQHGEWLVSASNVVLADGRTIPEAVGNGTVLAGSSVTDLKTAAETAGDLTQMQVKVDMVGTVVGVAPPGVPMPSTINLANDGFICGEPNFQGNNETHVCCTSDPNYKTKIITKENVLPRQKNGDLTIMYDVIKAYNSNYLAEVTISNHNPLGRLDNWKLSWNWTNDEFIHTMKGAYPSVIDSSKCVFGSQGEFYKELDFANVLSCEKRPTIIDLPPTRFNDTQLGKIPFCCRNGTLLPPNMDPSMSISRFQMQVYKMPPYLNRSNLTPPQNWGIKGSIINPDYKCGSPIRVSPSQFRDPTGLPSNISSIASWQVVCNITKSLKSDSPKCCVSFSAFYNDSVIPCNTCACGCHGNQERICSVSKPAMWLPSKALLVPFENRNEMAHDWASLKKLQVPNPIPCGDNCGVTINWHVNTDYKKGWTARITIFNWGETNFADWFAAVQMDKGAKGFEEMYSFNGGLLERLNTTIFMQGKKGLNFLVAEANGLNPRKDPRVPGKQQSVISFRKEKNDEINVVGGDGFPSKVFFNGEECSLPLVFPSNGLRNELSLYTIMILILSSIILIQQW; this comes from the exons ATGGCCTCAAATTTTTGTAGTCATCATTGCTTCTTCATCGTCGCAGTTTTGTCAATCTTTGCCATAACTCCATCAACATCTCAGCAGCAAACGTCTGATTCGTGCAACGGAATATTCCTGTCATACACATACACCGGAGGAAAAAAGCTTACACCGAACTTGACAGACTCAGGGTCCCAACCGTCCCGATTTGAGTCGACGCTGACAGTGCTCAACAACGGGCTCCAAGAGCTGAAGTCTTGGAAG GTGTTTGTCGGGTTTCAGCACGGAGAATGGTTGGTGTCTGCGTCAAATGTGGTGCTCGCAGACGGGAGAACCATCCCCGAGGCAGTTGGAAACGGCACCGTTTTAGCAGGGTCATCTGTGACAGATTTGAAGACTGCGGCCGAGACTGCAGGGGACTTGACTCAGATGCAGGTTAAGGTAGATATGGTGGGGACAGTGGTGGGGGTTGCACCACCCGGCGTGCCAATGCCTTCGACCATAAACCTTGCTAATGATGGATTCATTTGTGGTGAACCAAATTTTCAAG GGAACAATGAAACTCATGTATGTTGCACAAGTGATCCCAATTACAAGACAAAAATCATCACAAAAGAAAATGTTCTACCTAGACAGAAGAATGGTGATCTTACCATAATGTATGATGTGATCAAGGCATACAATTCCAATTACTTGGCAGAGGTAACAATCTCAAACCACAACCCTCTAGGCCGTCTGGACAATTGGAAATTAAGCTGGAACTGGACAAATGATGAATTTATCCATACAATGAAAGGTGCTTATCCATCAGTTATAGATTCTTCTAAATGTGTTTTTGGTTCACAAGGTGAATTTTACAAGGAACTTGATTTTGCCAATGTATTGAGTTGTGAAAAAAGACCAACAATAATTGATCTACCTCCAACAAGGTTCAATGATACACAACTTGGTAAAATACCATTTTGTTGTAGGAACGGTACTTTGTTACCACCAAATATGGACCCTAGCATGTCAATTTCAAGGTTCCAAATGCAAGTTTATAAAATGCCGCCATATCTCAATCGGTCAAACCTTACACCGCCACAAAATTGGGGGATTAAAGGTTCTATAATCAACCCTGATTACAAGTGCGGCAGCCCGATTAGGGTTAGTCCTAGTCAATTTCGAGATCCAACAGGTTTACCTTCAAACATATCTTCAATTGCAAGTTGGCAAGTTGTGTGCAACATAACAAAGTCATTGAAAAGTGATTCTCCAAAATGTTGTGTCTCATTTTCAGCTTTTTATAATGACTCAGTTATTCCTTGTAACACATGTGCATGTGGATGTCATGGTAATCAAGAGAGAATATGTAGTGTTAGTAAGCCAGCTATGTGGCTTCCATCAAAAGCACTTCTTGTTCCATTTGAGAATAGAAATGAAATGGCACATGATTGGGCTAGTTTGAAAAAGCTACAAGTTCCTAACCCTATTCCATGTGGTGATAACTGTGGTGTGACCATAAACTGGCATGTAAATACAGATTATAAAAAAGGTTGGACCGCAAGGATCACGATTTTTAACTGGGGTGAGACGAATTTCGCTGATTGGTTTGCAGCGGTTCAAATGGACAAAGGTGCAAAAGGTTTTGAGGAAATGTATTCATTCAATGGAGGCTTGTTAGAGAGATTAAACACTACAATATTCATGCAAGGTAAGAAAGGATTGAACTTTCTTGTAGCAGAAGCAAATGGGTTGAACCCTCGAAAAGATCCGAGGGTTCCGGGGAAACAGCAATCGGTAATCTCATTTAGAAAGGAAAAAAATGATGAAATCAACGTGGTTGGTGGCGATGGTTTTCCTAGTAAAGTTTTCTTCAACGGAGAGGAATGCTCTCTTCCGTTGGTGTTTCCAAGCAATGGTTTGAGGAATGAACTTTCTTTATATACTATTATGATCCTAATATTGTCGTCAATCATTTTGATACAACAATGGTga